The genomic stretch AGATAGTCACGCGTTCGCGCAGTTCGTCCAGGTCACGGGTGGATGTACGCATCTGTTCGGTCATGGCCGGCCTCCCGGGTCGACAGGCGCCCCGGCACAGTCGTACACCCCCAACCAAGCGCTCGTCCATACGCAGGTGGCCGTTACGGTCAGGTACGCGGCAGCCGTACCCTTGTCTGAAAGGGCATGTCACGAAGGGACAAGTGGGATGAGTTCAGCCGGTGAAGGCCTGTCTCGCCCGCTTCCCGAGCAGGTACGACTCAACGTCGTCGACCTGGCGGCTCAGGTTCTCGGGACGTTGCCCGCTGTCTCCATACCGCCCCCTTTGCGGGGCATCGCAAAATTCGACCCGCGAAAACGGGCCAAGCTCGGCAGCGCGCCCATCGCCGCGCAGCTGGAGAACGACAAGAAGTTCCGCGAGCTGGTCGCCGAGTCGGTGGCCGCCGGATGGCCCGAGCTAGTGTCCTCGCTCGCCGACGGCAACGTGCCGCCTGCCGCCGATCCCGTGCTCGTGGCTGCGGCGGCCTACCTCACCCGGCCGCCCGGCTGGGAGGAGATGATCGAGCTCGCCCGCACCGACCTGGAGCAGTCCGCCGTCGCGGCCGAGGGTACGGAGCGCGAGGAGGCGGTCTCGCGGCTGCGCGAGCAGCTCGCCGCCCAGAAAACCGCCGCCAAGGAGGAGGCCGACCGGCTCCGCGAGCAGATCAAGCTCGCCCGTGCGGAGAACTCCGACCTGCGGCGTAAGCTCCACGACGCCCGCGAGCGGGCCAAGGCGGCGGTCGCGCGGGCCGAGGAGATGGAGCGCGCGGCCGAGGAGGCCAGGTCGGCCGCCGTGGCCGCGGGCAGCGCGGGTGAGTCCGAGCTGCGGCGGTTGCGCGAGCGGCTGGCCGACGTGGAAAAGCAGCTGGAGGCCTCGCGCCGGGCCGCCCGCGAGGGCAGGAGCATCGAGGACGCCCGCATCAGGGTGCTGCTCGACGCGCTGCAGGACGCTTCGGCCGGGCTGCGCAGGGAGCTCGCCCTGCCTACGACGATCAGCAAGCCCGCCGACTCGGTCGCCGCCGTCACCGGCGAGCGGCCCGGCGTGCGCGCGGTGCCCGCGCGGGCGCTCGCAGACGACGACCCGCAGCTGCTCGACCAGCTGCTGGCGGTGCCGCAGGTGCACCTGGTCATCGACGGCTACAACGTCACCAAGACCGGCTACGGCACGCTCACGCTCGCCGACCAGCGCAACCGGCTGATGACCGGGCTCGGCGGGCTGGTCGCGCAGACCCGGGTCGAGGTGACCGTGGTGTTCGACGGCGCCGAGCTCAACTCTCCCGTTCAGGTGGTCGCGCCCCGCGGGGTGCGGGTGCTGTTCAGCGCACCGGGGGAGACCGCCGACGACCTGATCCGCCAGCTCGTACGCGCCGAGCCGTCCGGCCGGGCCATCGCCGTGGTGTCGTCGGACCGCGAGGTGGCCGAATCCGTCATGCGGATGGGAGCCAGACCCGTTCCGTCTGCCTTGCTGCTGCGCCGCCTGGGCCGCGCCTAGATTACGAATTGGTTCGTTTGGGGGTAACCCCACTCGCCACTTCTGTACTATTTCGCCCCAGATGTTATCCCTGGGAGGCGACGCAGTGAGGTTTGGCCGGGTGCCGGTGGCCGCGGGTATCGCGATCGGGCTGGTGCTGTCCCCCATGGGAGCGGCCGTCGCTGATCCCAAACCCACCCTCAGCCAGGCGAAGGCCAAGCTCGAAAAGCTCAACGACAAGGCCGACAAGGTCGTCGACCAGTACAACACGGCGACGGAACGCTACAAGAAGGCCAAGAGCACCTACGGCAAGCTGAACGACAACTACAAGCGCAAGCTGGAGACGGTCGCGGACCTGCGCGCCCAGGTGATCAACATCGCCGTCGACACCTACCGGCTCGGAGGCGACGTCACTTCCTGGCCCGGGCTCGTGGGCGCGGACAACCCTGACGACTTCCTGGCGCGGATGGCGTCGGCCGGGCAGATGTCGAAGGAACGGGCGGAG from Nonomuraea polychroma encodes the following:
- a CDS encoding NYN domain-containing protein; its protein translation is MSSAGEGLSRPLPEQVRLNVVDLAAQVLGTLPAVSIPPPLRGIAKFDPRKRAKLGSAPIAAQLENDKKFRELVAESVAAGWPELVSSLADGNVPPAADPVLVAAAAYLTRPPGWEEMIELARTDLEQSAVAAEGTEREEAVSRLREQLAAQKTAAKEEADRLREQIKLARAENSDLRRKLHDARERAKAAVARAEEMERAAEEARSAAVAAGSAGESELRRLRERLADVEKQLEASRRAAREGRSIEDARIRVLLDALQDASAGLRRELALPTTISKPADSVAAVTGERPGVRAVPARALADDDPQLLDQLLAVPQVHLVIDGYNVTKTGYGTLTLADQRNRLMTGLGGLVAQTRVEVTVVFDGAELNSPVQVVAPRGVRVLFSAPGETADDLIRQLVRAEPSGRAIAVVSSDREVAESVMRMGARPVPSALLLRRLGRA